DNA sequence from the Methanofollis formosanus genome:
CCTGCTTCGAATGTCTGTTTTTCATCGGGACATTGGTAATATCCAAAAGTATATCATAACTATTTGATAATACGAAAATTGTATCCTGTGTGAATTTTGCCGTGCCCACCCGGTCTTTTCAGCGCCGGGACGGCGCGGAGCAGGTGATCGTTGTGACGAAGATGCGATTATGTATGGTTATGCTCCTCCTTCTGGCGGCGGTGCCCGGGATCGTCCTTGCCGACGATGCGACAATGGAGGCGATCGGTACGAAGGCGGCGACAGTGGCGATGGACCAGCTCGGTTCTGCAAAGGGCGATGCACATCTGCTGGCGATGACCGACGCCGGTTGTGCGATGATCGGGAAAGAAACAACTGAAAAGTGTCTGAACGGGGTGACCGACGCGAGCGGGTGCACTATCGGCGACGCGAATCTCCTCATGCCCCAGAGGAGCAAGTTTTCGCCGCTGTGGTTCTTCTTCTACAAGAAAGACTCCGGCGAGGCGGTCTTCCTCCAGGTGAACGGCACGGCGACGGCACGTTCGGCCGCCGAGATCACGAAGATGCCGGCCGATGAGGTCTTTGCCGTCATGGCAAAGAAGAAGATCGATGCGGCGTACATCCTGAAGAACCAGGGTGTGTGGACCGAATACCTTGAGAAGAAGGTCTTTGCCGGGAACGAGTTCAGTCTCATCACCATCGCCAATGTGTGGGCCGATCCGGCGACGACGTACGATTTCCTCAGGGTCGCCTCGTTCCACAACCACCTCTGTCCGGGCGTGAGCAGCGGCTACCTCATCTCCCATTATGTGGAGGAGAAACTTCCCATCGAGAGTCCGAAGCAGAGTTATAAGGTCATCGCCTGCCCGGTCTGGTGCAAGGACGATCTCTTCCCGATTGTGTGGGACGCGACGGCGGGGAAGCGGGGTTTCTTCGCGAAGGATCTGAGTGCGGTCGAGAAGGATGCGTTGCAGAAGAAGTACGGGACCAATGTCGCGGGCATTTATGTCAGGTGGGACGAGGCGACGAAGAGCGGCGACGGTCTGGTCGTGGCGTACAACATGACACGGAGCAATGAACTGACCGGCACTGCCGGTTGGAAAGGGGATCCGCTCCTCTCGAAACTGGTGATGGACCTCGAACTGATCGACTACGTCGACCGGCCCGAGGAATTGGTCACCACAGTCAAGGAGTTCAGGTGCGAGAGCCCGGAGGAGTTTGCGATGCTCACCTACGCCGGGGTCAACCCGCTGAAGGTGCTGGGCGTGGAGGGCTGAGGAGTTTCTGCCTGCCCGAAGATTTTCTCTTCTCTTTTTTCACCTTCTTTTTTTCTTCTCATTGTGCCGCCGGGAGCGATAGATATTAGAGGATGGGTGGCGAAAACCATAGGTGCAGGCGCGAGAGTAGTGAAGCGGCCAAACACGGGGGACTCAAGATCCTCTCCCGTAGGGGTTCGTCGGTTCGAATCCGGCCTCTCGCATTTCTTTTAAATAGTGATTTGGGGAGGGCTCCCCCTCCCCTAATTCCACGCCCTCACCTCCCTCGCATAACTCCGATCGCAGAGTTTCCCCCACCCGTCACCCGAACAGTACACCGCCTTCCCCTCATTACCCCCATCGCAACGGCCCAGGTCGGTCCTCACCCGTGTGAACTCCCGGCGGTCCAGGACCCCCGCGAGCGGCAGGACCTTGTTTGCACGTGTGCACCGGATTGCACCGGGTTGCACTCTGAAAGTGCCACCGAACGGGGGCATATTATATGCCTGTTTATCGATCGGAACGACCTCGTCGGGATCATTGTCCTCGTGTGCACCAGAACGCCGATCGCACCCACCCTCACCCGGAGACCCCGACCGATCAGGGGTGGTGGGTGCGTCCCCGTTCTGGTGCAATAGAGTACTATGAGAGAGATATCTCTCTCTCTTCTCTCTAGAATAGGTACTCCGGGGCCGTTCTTCCGTCCCCCTGCTTTGCACGTTCTCAGTGCAACTTCGGTGCAACCCAGGTGCAAACGTGCCATCGTCCAGTGGGTCGGGGTCGGAGTCGCGATCGAGCCAGACATGCGCCCCCGCCGTCCGCCGCCGGGATCACGGGCACCCCTCCGGGATCAGACCGACAGATATTACATCGTCGTGCGACGACAGAGACATGGCAGACCTCCTTGAACCGGTGTTGGCGCACGATTCGTTCCGGGGGCTGCCGTCTCTTCTCGTCAGAGATGGTTTTTTCATGGTTGTCGTACCTCGGTGCGGCCCGCCGAATGCCAAAAATCGTATTTTTATAATCTTCATTGCCCGGACGGAAAGATGGCCCCCCGCCCTACCCGGCCAGGCGCCGCATCTGCCGCTCCAACGCCTCCAGGTCGCGCTCGACCCCGTCGATCTCCCGCGAGAGCTGCTCGGCTTCGCCGTCCAGCTGTGCCACCACCACCCGCTGCTCGTTGATCCTCTCCTCCATCCTCTCGGCGTCCTCATACTCCTGGGGGGTGAGCCACCGGCCTGCATATCGCTCATTGTGCGAGTCGATGAGATCGTTGAGCTCTTCGAGTTCGTCGTTGTATCTCTCGACCTTGCGGTTGTACCGCTTCTCCAGGTCATCGTACTGCTCCACTCCCGCATTGTACCGGTTCGAGAGGTCGATGAACTCCTTGAACCCTCGAGGTGTATCGAAGAACCACCCCTCCTGGTACTGCTCGTCGTCGTCGACGACGAACCCCCCGGTCGTCTCCAGGGCCGTCCAGACGCCGGGCGAGGTCTCGGCCAGCACCCAGGCATGGTCGGCCTCGTGGAGTTCTTCGCCGCTCCGCTCCACGTCGCCGATGGCGATCTTCGCGTCGATCCCCCTCGTCTCGATCATGTTCCAGACGTCCAGCGCCATGTCGGCGCAGACGAAGAAGTCGGCGTCGCTGTAGGTGTGGGTCTCGCGGTAGGTCTCGACGATCTCGCGTACGACGGCGACGTTCGCCTCCCCCTCGGTGAGCACGACGACGGTTAGGTTCTCAGCCTCGCCGGTGCCCAGGCTCGCGGTGAGACGGTACCGTCCGCCCGGCATCGTCCCGGTCGGGAGGCGGTACTCGAAACCGTACTCCGCGTCCACCTCGACCTGGTACGACTGCGGGACGAAAGACCCGTCCCCGTCGATCGGCTCGACTGTGAGATTGACCTGCTTCCAGGGGGTGACGGCGCGGCCCGTGACGACGATCTCTTCGCCCTGAAGATAGTCGCCAGGCCTGTCGCACGCAAGGTCGACCTCGGGGACCAGGTTCTCGGCGAGGTCGGCGACGACCCCGGCCTCCTCGCCCATCCTCACCTCGATCTCGGTCTGCCAGGTCGGATAGCGTTCGTGCCGGAGTTCGAGGGTATGGCTCCCGGCATCGAGGTCGCGCACGGTGCAGGGGGTGGTGCCGCAATACTCGCCGTCGAGGTAGACGGCGGCGTCCGCCGGTTCCGAGGCGATCTCCAGCGTCCCCGAAAGGGCACCGCATCCGGTGGTCAGGACAAATCCGATGGTCAGGAGAAGGAGCGGGAGGCGTTTCATGAATTGGGATCTATACGACGATCGATATGTATCTTCGCCCGCGCCCGCGTCCCGGTGCGGCCCCCGGCATAGGTTTATCTCCCCGCCTCGCAAGGGAGGAGACGAGAGGAGGGGGACGAGATGACAGCAGAGTTTGAGGTGAGCCTGGAGAGCAGGGTGGTCAGGCCCGACCCCGTCTACCTGGAGACCTCGGCCCTCGGGCCGTGGAAGCAGGCGTACCGCCGGTACCTCGAGGACCCCGACGGGTTCTGGGCGCAGTACGCCGGCGAACTCGAGTGGGTCGAACCCTGGGACCGGGTGAAAGACTGGGAGTACCCCTATGCCCGCTGGTTCGTCAACGGAAAACTGAACATCACCATCAACTGCCTGGATCGTCACGCCGCGGGCGAGCGCAGGAACAAGGTGGCGCTCATCTGGCGGGGCGAGGAGGAGGGCGTCGAGCGGGTGCTCACCTACCGGCAACTTCACCGGCAGGTGATGCGGTTTGCCGGCGCCCTGAGAAACCTCGGCGTCGGCCGCGGAGACGTCGTCTGCATCTACATGCCCCTCGTCCCCGAACAGATCGTCGCCATCCTCGCCTGCGCCCGGATCGGCGCCGTCCACTCGGTGGTGTACGGCGGGTTCGGCGCCGACGCACTCAACACCAGGATCCGCGACGCCGGGGCGAAGGTCGTCGTCACCGCCGACGTCGGGTATAGACGGGCCACGCGGATCCCGCTCAAGACCATCGTCGGCGAAGCGGTGCGGAACGCCCCGAGCATCGAGAAGGTGATCGTGCTCAGGCGGACCGTGCCGCACGTCGCCCTCCACCCCGAGATGGAGATCGACTTCCAGGAGTGCATGGCCGCCGCCCCCTCGCACGTCGACCCCGAGGTGATGGACGCCGAAGACCCGCTCTTCATCCTCTACACCAGCGGCACCACCGGCCCGCCCAAGGGCATCGTCCACACCTGCGGCGGCTACATGGTCGGCACCTACTACACCGCGAAGTACATCTTCGACCTCAAGGAGAACGACGTCTACTGGTGCACCGCCGACCCCGGCTGGATCACCGGCCACTCGTACATCGTCTACGGCCCGCTCGCCGCCGGGGCCACGGTGCTCATCACCGAGACGGTCCCCGACTACCCCGATCCCGGCATCTGGTGGCGGGTCATCGAGGACTTCGGGGTGACGGTCTTCTACACCGCACCCACTGCGGTGAGGATGTTCATGAAGTACGGCGATGAGTGGCCGGCCCGCTCCGTCCTCGACTCGCTCCGGGTCATCGGGTCGGTCGGCGAACCCCTCAACCCGGAGGCCTTCGAGTGGTACCACCGGGTCATCGGCCAGTCCCGCTGCCCGGTGCTCGACACCTGGTGGCAGACCGAGACCGGCATGCACATGCTCGCCACGCTCGTCGGCGAACCGATGAAGCCGGGGTTCGTGGGCCGCCCCATCCCCGGCGTCTCGGCCGAGGTGGTGGACCGCGAGGGCAACCCGGTGCCGCCCGGCACCGGCGGGTTCCTGGTGCTCACCGAACCCTGGCCGGCGATGATGCGCACGGTCTACAAAAACGACGAACGCTACCGGAAATACTGGACCACGGTCGACACCCTCTACCTGGCCGGCGACCTCGCGGTGAAAGACGAGGACGGCTATATCATGGTCCTCGGACGCGCCGACGACATCATCATCGTCGCGGGGCACAACCTGGGCACCGCCGAGGTGGAGTCGGCCCTCGTCGCCCACGAGGCGGTGGCCGAGGCGGCGGTGATCGGCGTCCCCGACCCGGTGAAGGGCCAGGCGGTGAAGGCCTTCGTCATCCTGAAGGTGGGGTACGCCCCGAGCGAGAAACTGAAGACCGACCTCATCTATCATGTGCGCATGAGCATCGGCCCCATCGCGATGCCCTCGGCGGTCGAGTTCGTCCTGTCGCTCCCCAAGACCAGGAGCGGCAAGATCATGCGCCGCGTCCTGAAGGCGCAGGAGATGGGCGTCGACCCCGGCGACATCTCGACGCTCGAGGTGTAGGGGATGGACGAGCCCTCCCTCTTCGGGATGCCCGCCGCAAAGGGTCGGTGGCTGCTGGTCCTCTGCGGGATGCTCATCAACCTCTGTCTCGGGAGCATCTATGCGTGGAGCGTCTTCGTCGCACCGCTGACCGCCCACTTCACCGAGAGCCTCGGCCGCGAGGTGACGGCGACAGAGGTGCTCATGCCTTTCTCGGTCTTCCTCCTCGTCTTCGCGGTCACGATGCCCCTGGCCGGGCGGTTGATCGAGTCCCTGGGCCCGGCGAAGACGGCGGCCCTCGGCGGTGTGCTGACCGGCCTTGGCTGGATCTTCGCCTCCTTCGCCGGGTCGGTGGAGGCGCTGTACCTCGGCTACGGCGTGGTGGGCGGCGTGGGCGTCGGGATCGCCTACGGTGTGCCGGTCGCCGTCTCGACGCGGTGGTTCCCTGACCGCCGCGGCCTGGCCGTCGGGCTGACCGTGCTGGGCTTCGGGTTCTCCGCGGTCGTCACCGCCAACCTCGCCGGTCTCCTCATCGAGGCCGTGGGGGTGATGGCCACCTTCCGCGTCTTCGGCCTCGCCTTCCTCCTGCTCCTCGTCATCCTGGCGCTGCCCCTCTCCTTCCCGCCAGGGCAGGGTCTGGCGGCGACCGGCGTCGCCGCCTGCGAGTTCGACCGCGGCCGGATGCTCAGGACCCGGGCCTTCTACGGGCTCTGGGGCTGCTACTTCATCGGGTGTCTCGCCGGACTGATGGCCATCTCCATCGCCAGACCGGTGGGCACCGAGGTGGCCGGGATCGAACCCGCCCTTGCCACCGCGCTCGTCGGGTTCTTCGCGGTCTTCAACGGCGGGGGCCGCCCGCTCTTCGGGGCGTTCACCGACCGCTTCACCCCGCGGGCCGCGGCGATGCTCTCCTTCTTCCTCATCGGTGCGGCCTCCCTTGCCATGTGGTGGTACCCGGTGCCGGCGACCTACGTCGTCGCCTTCGCGCTGCTCTGGGGATGTCTCGGCGGCTGGCTCGCCCTCGCCCCGGCGGCGACGGCGCAGTTCTTCGGCACCTGCGACTATCCCCGCTGTTACGGCGTGGTCTTCCTGGCCTACGGTGCCGGTGCCCTCGCCGGCCCGCAGTTTGCCGGGCTCGTCAGGACGACGACCGGCGGCTACCTCGGCGTCTTCCCGGTCGTTGCGGTGCTCGCACTCGTCGGGCTCGTGACGGCCTTCGCCCTGCTCAGGCCGCCCTCAGAAGCGCCCGGATAATTTCGGCACCTTCAAGGGGGTTGCCTTCCACCCTTCGGTCATGGTCATATTTTCAGTGCTCCTCATCTTTTTCCCGGTCTATTTTCTCTGCGGCGTCTGCGCCGCGGTCTATACGGTGCTCCTCGAAAAAATTCCGTACCGGCGCCTTGCGGTCGTCGTCCCGTTTGCGGTCGTGGCGCTCTGGGTGGTCTGGGCTGCGGCGTACACTGCGGTGGGGGAGTCTTCTGTCGCCGCCAACCTCAGCGCCTTCTTCGTCTTCCACCCGATGATCGTCGTCGCTCTCCTCCCCCTTGTCAGGCGCTACGCCCACCCGCATCGTGCCTGGGCCTGGGCAGGCGGCGTCGCGGCGGTGGTGCTCATCGTCAGGCTGATCCAGGGGGCGCTCATGCCGTTCATGGTCCCGGTTC
Encoded proteins:
- a CDS encoding FmdE family protein, which codes for MVMLLLLAAVPGIVLADDATMEAIGTKAATVAMDQLGSAKGDAHLLAMTDAGCAMIGKETTEKCLNGVTDASGCTIGDANLLMPQRSKFSPLWFFFYKKDSGEAVFLQVNGTATARSAAEITKMPADEVFAVMAKKKIDAAYILKNQGVWTEYLEKKVFAGNEFSLITIANVWADPATTYDFLRVASFHNHLCPGVSSGYLISHYVEEKLPIESPKQSYKVIACPVWCKDDLFPIVWDATAGKRGFFAKDLSAVEKDALQKKYGTNVAGIYVRWDEATKSGDGLVVAYNMTRSNELTGTAGWKGDPLLSKLVMDLELIDYVDRPEELVTTVKEFRCESPEEFAMLTYAGVNPLKVLGVEG
- a CDS encoding PEGA domain-containing protein, with translation MKRLPLLLLTIGFVLTTGCGALSGTLEIASEPADAAVYLDGEYCGTTPCTVRDLDAGSHTLELRHERYPTWQTEIEVRMGEEAGVVADLAENLVPEVDLACDRPGDYLQGEEIVVTGRAVTPWKQVNLTVEPIDGDGSFVPQSYQVEVDAEYGFEYRLPTGTMPGGRYRLTASLGTGEAENLTVVVLTEGEANVAVVREIVETYRETHTYSDADFFVCADMALDVWNMIETRGIDAKIAIGDVERSGEELHEADHAWVLAETSPGVWTALETTGGFVVDDDEQYQEGWFFDTPRGFKEFIDLSNRYNAGVEQYDDLEKRYNRKVERYNDELEELNDLIDSHNERYAGRWLTPQEYEDAERMEERINEQRVVVAQLDGEAEQLSREIDGVERDLEALERQMRRLAG
- the acs gene encoding acetate--CoA ligase gives rise to the protein MTAEFEVSLESRVVRPDPVYLETSALGPWKQAYRRYLEDPDGFWAQYAGELEWVEPWDRVKDWEYPYARWFVNGKLNITINCLDRHAAGERRNKVALIWRGEEEGVERVLTYRQLHRQVMRFAGALRNLGVGRGDVVCIYMPLVPEQIVAILACARIGAVHSVVYGGFGADALNTRIRDAGAKVVVTADVGYRRATRIPLKTIVGEAVRNAPSIEKVIVLRRTVPHVALHPEMEIDFQECMAAAPSHVDPEVMDAEDPLFILYTSGTTGPPKGIVHTCGGYMVGTYYTAKYIFDLKENDVYWCTADPGWITGHSYIVYGPLAAGATVLITETVPDYPDPGIWWRVIEDFGVTVFYTAPTAVRMFMKYGDEWPARSVLDSLRVIGSVGEPLNPEAFEWYHRVIGQSRCPVLDTWWQTETGMHMLATLVGEPMKPGFVGRPIPGVSAEVVDREGNPVPPGTGGFLVLTEPWPAMMRTVYKNDERYRKYWTTVDTLYLAGDLAVKDEDGYIMVLGRADDIIIVAGHNLGTAEVESALVAHEAVAEAAVIGVPDPVKGQAVKAFVILKVGYAPSEKLKTDLIYHVRMSIGPIAMPSAVEFVLSLPKTRSGKIMRRVLKAQEMGVDPGDISTLEV
- a CDS encoding L-lactate MFS transporter; this translates as MDEPSLFGMPAAKGRWLLVLCGMLINLCLGSIYAWSVFVAPLTAHFTESLGREVTATEVLMPFSVFLLVFAVTMPLAGRLIESLGPAKTAALGGVLTGLGWIFASFAGSVEALYLGYGVVGGVGVGIAYGVPVAVSTRWFPDRRGLAVGLTVLGFGFSAVVTANLAGLLIEAVGVMATFRVFGLAFLLLLVILALPLSFPPGQGLAATGVAACEFDRGRMLRTRAFYGLWGCYFIGCLAGLMAISIARPVGTEVAGIEPALATALVGFFAVFNGGGRPLFGAFTDRFTPRAAAMLSFFLIGAASLAMWWYPVPATYVVAFALLWGCLGGWLALAPAATAQFFGTCDYPRCYGVVFLAYGAGALAGPQFAGLVRTTTGGYLGVFPVVAVLALVGLVTAFALLRPPSEAPG